The following proteins are co-located in the Bacteroidota bacterium genome:
- a CDS encoding alpha/beta fold hydrolase, with protein sequence MLHLNYKSYGHSGHPLIILHGLLGMLDNWQTQSKKYAGAGFKVYAVDQRNHGKSPHSDTFNYEAMATDIRDFMHHHHLPSAHILGHSMGGKTAMQFALMFPDFVDKLVVVDVAPRKYANAHDEILDAMCSLKLGRLSTRHEADVEIAKRIPGFALRQFILKNLTRTDDGKLKWKVNLSIIRKHYYEIAGDLTAESVFSKPTLFVKGAKSKYIAAEDRERIKRLFPRSIIATIADTGHWVHADKPEEFGIAVLKFLLS encoded by the coding sequence ATGCTTCATCTCAACTACAAATCCTACGGCCATAGCGGTCATCCGCTGATTATCCTGCACGGCCTGCTCGGTATGCTTGACAACTGGCAGACGCAATCGAAGAAGTATGCCGGGGCGGGATTCAAGGTCTACGCCGTTGATCAGCGCAATCACGGGAAGTCCCCGCACAGCGACACGTTTAATTATGAGGCAATGGCCACCGACATCCGGGATTTCATGCATCATCATCATCTTCCTTCTGCACACATACTCGGGCATTCGATGGGAGGGAAGACGGCAATGCAGTTTGCGCTGATGTTTCCCGATTTTGTCGATAAATTGGTCGTTGTTGACGTTGCTCCCCGAAAATATGCCAATGCACATGATGAGATTCTTGACGCGATGTGCTCGCTCAAGCTCGGCCGACTCTCTACCAGGCATGAAGCAGATGTTGAAATAGCAAAACGGATTCCCGGATTCGCTCTGCGGCAGTTCATTTTGAAAAACCTCACGCGTACGGACGATGGAAAGCTGAAATGGAAAGTCAATCTCTCAATCATCAGGAAGCACTATTATGAGATTGCCGGCGATCTTACTGCCGAGAGTGTGTTCTCAAAACCCACATTGTTCGTCAAAGGCGCAAAATCCAAGTACATAGCGGCAGAGGATAGAGAGCGGATCAAGCGTCTCTTTCCCCGATCCATCATCGCGACAATTGCCGATACAGGGCATTGGGTTCATGCGGATAAGCCGGAGGAGTTTGGTATTGCAGTTCTAAAGTTCTTACTTTCCTGA